From the genome of Pirellulales bacterium, one region includes:
- a CDS encoding SDR family NAD(P)-dependent oxidoreductase — translation MNTKVVLITGGLTGIGRAAALEFAKEGAQVVVSGRRDEEGQKLVSEMRKAGAEAEFIRADVRREEDVRNLIDKTVG, via the coding sequence ATGAATACTAAAGTTGTTTTGATAACAGGAGGACTAACGGGCATCGGACGGGCGGCTGCACTCGAGTTTGCTAAGGAGGGTGCTCAAGTTGTTGTTTCCGGTCGGCGCGACGAAGAAGGCCAGAAGCTCGTCAGTGAAATGCGTAAGGCAGGTGCGGAAGCGGAGTTCATCCGCGCCGATGTGCGCCGCGAAGAAGACGTGCGTAACTTGATCGACAAGACCGTGGGA